The following nucleotide sequence is from Capricornis sumatraensis isolate serow.1 chromosome 5, serow.2, whole genome shotgun sequence.
tgagccaccagggaagccaagtaagTCACCATATAACTGTCTTAATTTGCCTGTCTTGCTAAGTTGTTTGTTTCTGCAAGGAGACTATTCCTGTACCCTCATCAGTGCAGAGGACTTCAATCTGAACTCATCAATTGCCTGCTGCTGAAAAGTGCTGGTGTGGTGCTCAGTATACGGACTTTTTCCAATCCCTTTCTTAAGGTGATTCACCCAAGATTTCCTTGTGGAAAATTTGCACATCTGAAGATCCTGCCTGAGCCCTTCAGTCCACTCAGATTAAAATTATGGTTCAAAGACAGGAACCTACCTTGAGGTTTGGACTTGGTCAGCTTGCCACAGGGCTTGGAGATGGTGACTGTCTTCTGGCAGTCAGCGTTGTGGAGGGCTCGCTTCAGGCTCCCAGTTCGGGTCTTCAGAGCCGTGTTCAGATCACATTCTCCCCAGGCCTGGAACTGGTATTTGCACTCCGCTGGAGGCAGGGTAGGACCAAACAGAAATCTCTGAGTTCCTCTTGGGGTACCATGAAAACAGACACTTTTGCTTTCGATTTTCTATAGTGAGGCAATTGTTGGTACACATGCAGTTGTGAAAAATAATACAGTGAGATCCGTATACTCTACACCCAGTTTCCCTCCATGGTGATATCCTGCATAGCTATAGCACCACCAGGAACTTGTCATGGACACAGGCCAgagaatttatttattcactggagaaggaaatggcaacccactccagtattctcgcctggagaatcccatggaccaaggagcctggtgggctgccatccatggggtcacaaagagtcggacacgactgagcgactaacacacacacactttcacatGCTCTCATTTGTGTATATGGTACGTGGACACTGACTTCTGTGTGACTTTATCACATGTATAGGTAAGAGTGAACCCCCCCCCATCAATAACATTCAAACAACTTCTAACACAAAGGTCCCTTGGGTGATCCTTTTATAGTCATAGCTCAgcatccttcttcctttcctaccTCCTTGCTGTGCTTTTCTTAGTCAGtctatctgactttttgcgaccccatggactgtagcctgctaggctcctctgtccatggggattctccgggaaagaatgctggggtgggtagccCGTCCCTtggctaggggatcttcccaaccgacccaggaatcgaaccggggtctcctgcattgcaggtggattctttaccagctgagctaccagggaagcccttcctaccTCCTGAACCCTTAGTAGTTACTAATCTGTTCTCTGCCTCTATAACTGTGTCATTTTAAGAACGCTATATAAATGCaatcatatagtatgtaatgTTTTGAGACTGGCTTTTTCACTCGGCAACATTTCCTGGAGGTCCATCCAACTGTATGAATCAATAGTCTGTTCCTTCCATTGCCGAGGAGCACTCCGTGGTATGCATGTACCccagtttgtttaaccattcaccaGCTGAAGgatatctgggttgtttccaggttttggctATAACAACTCAATCTGCTATACAAATTCATGTATAAATTTTTATAGGAACATAAGTTTCcatttctctaggataaatgCCTAAGAGTGAAGTCACTGCATTGTATAGTAAACACAAGTTTCATTTTGTGAAACACTGCCATGCTCTTTTCCAGCGTGGCTCTCTGTTCTGTATTCCCATCACCAGTGTGCATGATCTAGTTTCTCCTGTATCCTTGCTAGCACTTGACGTTATTTCTGactttagccattctgataggtgtgtagtATATAGTGATGCCtcattggttttcatttttattttcatcatggagaaaagatgctgaacatcttttcacatgttggTTTGCCACCTAGGTATCCTCTTTAGTAAAATGATTGTTTATGTCTTTTGCCCAATTTCTAACTGGATTGCTAGTTTtgagagctctttatatattctagacacTTATATATAGAAGACCTTTAAAACACATTTGTAAGACATTTTATGTATAGATCTTTAGAGTAGTTATATACAATTTAAGATCAAACTTATCTGAATTTCACCATGCCTTTATAGAATTTACTTCCGCTTATATAAAGTTATAACCCCAAAGGTTATAGAGAATGAAAAAGATGTAGTGTATGTATCCATTACCCTTCTCCACTGTCCAGTAGGCCAAAACACATTTCTGTAAACCAGTGAGAATACTTGGGGCATTGTGTCCCACTGTGGCAAGAAAGACAAGTCTagaatgggggggggggcagaaacAACAGGCAATTTTGGTGTTCAATGGTGGATTTAGGGTCAAAAGTGTTGAAAGATTCCTTCTCAGATTGGGAGACGAGGTCAGCATGAAACTGGCAATAGTCACTGAGCTAAAATCTATGAACAGTGGCTCAGAGCAGTCCATCTGGGTTTGGTGAGTAAAGAGCTATGAACCAGTGTGGCAAGTGGGGAGGgagcaagagaaagagagaaggcctGGAagtaacagagagagagagagatctggagaaggaggagactaaataagaaaagaggaagggaagataaAAGGATctagaaacagaaggaaagaacacACTGTTAAGAGGGACCGAGGAACTATTTTCAGTCCCTGCTGCTAAGGCAGTGGTCTCAGTCAGGGACTACTCTGACCCTCTGCCCCAACCCTGAAAGGAAACGTGAAGCAACATCTGGATACTTGCAGCTGTCACAGTTGTTGAGGTGGGGAGTGCCACCAGAAACTAGTGGGTAAAAGTCAGGACTGCAGCTAAATATCCTATGCACAGAGCAGCCCTCCCTCCAGGACAAGAAAACTATCTGGTTCCAGATTCTAGCAGTACGCAAAACGAGGGACCCGAGGTTGGGCGAGATGCCAGGTTATCTTGTATTTGATAAAATAAACTTGTTAAAATAGAGTCAACCTCAAAAAGATACCCAATGGAAGGATGCAAGAATTATCTCAGGGTGGAAGATTAAATCAATAGGACAGTAAGGGTGGGACTCACCGCCAAATTGCTTTTTCCAGTTGCAGGGGATCTTACATCTCTGGGTCTTCATGGTTTGTTTACACTCAGCTCCGGTACGGGTGCCCTCACGGGTGCCCAGCCCACAATCCCCACTGGTGGGTACACACACACTCCACTGCCATTCTCCACAGTCAGACTTCTTCACCTTCTTTTCTgaaagggcagaaggaaaaatTATCAACGCTCAGAAAACTCTTTAACTCCTGGATAAAACCAAGTTCATTCCTGAGCTCCTTAATTGTATGATCTGTGATTTTACCTCTCTCTTCAGTGTCTAGGACAGAGTAGGAACTCGGTAAGTGTtagctgaatgaatgactgaatcaaCCAATGACCAggagaagtcagaaagaaaactaGGGAGCTAGAACTAACATTGATTTAattcttactatgtgccagggactGCGCTAAGTGGTTTACTGACACCTCCTTTTGGAAGCAAATGTTGCTGAAAAAGAGAAGATGATCAAAGTCAAGTTAAatctaaaaaataggaaaatagtcGATGAAAATTAATGGTTGTCAGATTAGTCATTCCAATGTATGTCAatgcttctttctctgttttatagatagagtggtggttgtggtttagtcactaagttgtgtccgactcttgcaccCTCacaggcctgccaggctcctgtctatgggactctccaggcaagaatactggagtgggttgccatttccttctccatgggatcttcctgacccagggatcaaaaccaggtctcctgtattgcaggcagattctttaccaactgagctatgagagaagacCATAGATGGAGTAACATAAACTAAATGTGGTAGACCACAGACGTAACAGACTCTCAGCTCCACAGCCCACTTATGACATTGCAAGTGACATGGGAAAGGTGCTTTATTCCTGCTAAGattcagtttcctcctttgttcATGAGATAAAACAAAATTTGCTTCCAGGACTCTTTTCGAAGAAGAATATCAACATAAATTAAGCATTTGATTGCCAAccaatttaataattattaaattattattaataataattattatttcaattaatAGTTAATGGTCACCATCTATATTTCAGGACTTAGAGTGGGGGGATGGGATAAGAGGGGATGCCACTTAGGTAAGGAAAgtgggaagaaagggaaagaaggaaaaaagtgggggaaggaaggcaaaaagacaaaaaagcaaGTAGCTGGATTAGATAGACATTAATCAATGAAGACTTTTGTTCATAACCATATTGCTCAcctggtttctctttctttcctgcttcagcagtgtccacagctgCCAAGATGAAAATAAATGCCAAGAAGGCAGCTGCAAATTTTCGACGTTGCTGCAGGTACTGTGGAGTCTGCATTCTAAGAATAaacagagaaatggagaaggTGGTGTCAACCTAAGTCAAAGAAAGCTCACTGAACTTCTTGATGAAGGACTCCAGTTTCCATTTCTGAAACATCAGATTTTAGGAagatttatatcatttatatggaGCAGAGTTCAATCTTTTCTCCAACAGCCACTGAAGTAAGTGCTCTTCTGCAACCAGGCATGTATTCACTGATAAAATACAACAGTACTTCACATAAGACTTCACACAACCATTTGCTAAGTATGACTCAAGAGCAATGGAAGCAAAAGAATCTTGATGGTATGCATTGGAACAGACTTCTACAGTAAGTCCTACTGATAGTGACACTTGGTAATGGCAATGACTGTAGTTATCCTTATAACTCCTGATGATTCCTAAAAACAACCATGATGTTTTCGTCCATGCATATAATGTGAGTGGACACATGAATAGATTAGCTGTGCAAGTATATGTTTGCCGTTATCTTCAGATGCATCCGTAATGATCAATACCTCTCATCTTGTTTTATCATTTCCATGACCACGATTGTCTTATCATCATAGTTGTGTTATTCATTGATCCACTGAAAAGTGAAGcccaaaacagaagtagagataACACACCTTCAATATACAGCAAGAACACTTCTAAACTCAAATGTACTGAAAATCCTCTAAATTCTAGAATGGAGTAAAGGGTTTACATTTACTCATAATTTGAAATCTCCACATTTGATAGCATTAGCAAGACTGCCCTAGAACTTGAAGTCACTTGTGACAGCATCGTGTCAACATGATCGCCTTGCCAAGCATACTGGGGAAGGCGCCAGGACAAGTGCCAGGACAGCCCGCTTCTTGAAGCTATACCAAGTCAGTGGCTGCAGCAACTCACCTGGTAGTCATCGGTCTCCATCTAGCATGTTCCTGATATTCTATActtcatataaaaatgaaagtaatggCATTGGCTCATCAACTCAGAATTTTTCTTCCAGAAGTGTAGACTGTTTACATGATTTTACAGTCTCATGAATGTAAACAATAAAACTTCACATATATAAGGGACTAAGATCACTCTGTTCTGTAATTTCCTTTCCTCATTCAAGCCTATCTATAAAATGATATCCTTGTCAGtgaatttttctccctttctgtaacACTGGAAATGCCCATGTTACTGCTTTTTAATTAATGACTTTGGATTCTATTATCTGGATGAATATTTCATATTCATCAGTTAAAGTTAATATTTTGATCATTTGGTCCTTTCCCTGAATCATAAGTCCTAATTAGCAACTCAGCATCTCCATCACTTTCTAAAATCTAAAATTACATGCTTTTACTTTctctaaatgtatatatatatatatatatatatttttttttttttttagaaagtgaagaagacctgaagagcctcttgatgaaagtgaaagaggagagtgaaaaagttgacataaagctcaacattcagaaaatgaagatcatgggatccggtaccatcacttcatagcaaatagatggggaaacagtggaaacagtggcagactttattttgggggcctccaaaatcactgcagatggtgactgcagccatgaaattaaaaggcgcttactccttggaagaaaagttatgaccaacctagatggcatattaaaaagcagagatattactttgccaacaaatgtccatctagtcaaggctatggtttttccagtagttatgtatggatgtgatagttggactataaatgaaACTGAgtccgaattgatgcttttgaactgcggtgttggagaagagtcccttggactgcaaggatatccaaccagtcattcctaaaggaattcagtcctaaatattcattggaaggactgatgttgaagctgaaactccaatactttggccacctgatgcgaagagccagctcattggaaaagaccctgatgctgggaaagattgaaggcaggaggaaaaggggacggcagaggatgagatggttggatggcatcaccgactcaatggacatgagtttgagtaaactctgggagttcatggacagggaggcatggtgtgctatagtccatggggtcacaaagagttggacatgactgagtgactgaactgaactgaattgaatgtaaatttttataattatacatcACTGATGATCAAACAGACAAGTTGTTACTGATTATGACACTTGTCCTGTGACTTTCGTTGGACATGAATTGTCTGAGAAGTGAGTCTAGATATCTTGGTTGGCGAGTCCTCTCAGAGCTGAGTACCCTGGTGCATCTACACAATACATTTAATACATGTCCACAAGCACCTATAATTATGAGAtgtagcaatggcaccccactccagtactcttgcctggaaaatccaatggatggaggagcctggtgggctgcagtccatggggtcgctaagagtcgaacacgactgagcaacctcactttcacttttcactttcatgcattggagaaggaaatggcaacccactccagtattcttgcctggagactcccagggatgggggagcctggtgggctgccgtctatggggtcgcacagagtcagacacgactgaagcgacttagcagcagcaacatgaacCTAAGTGAAGGTCTTCTGGTGTTTTCTCCAAAGGCAGTCCAAGAACATACTCTCAGTGACTAACCACTTCGGAGGCTGAAACTTCTCATTTGAATCTTCTCAGAGGGTAAGTTAACTTTCAAGTTTTAATGGATTTCTTTGTATGTTGTAATACACCTTTTTGTTTCATAATTGCCTATGAATACTTGAATTAGATTattgcattgttgttgttcagtctctaagttgtatcctactctttgtgaccccatggtctgcagtgtaccaggctttgctgtccttcattatctcccacagtttgctcaaactcatgtcctttgagtcactgatgccatccaaccatctcatcctctgctgcccccttctcctcctgccttcattctttcccagcatcaaggtattttccaatgagttggctcttcacatcaggtggccaaagtactggagcttcaggttcagcatcagtccttccaatgaatattcagggtcgatttcctttagaattgactggttggatctccttgcagtccaaggaactctcaagagtcttctctagcaccccagttcaaaaacatcaattcttcagcactcagccttctttatagtccagctttcacatccatacatgatactggaaaaacacatagctttgactatatggacctttgttggcaaagcgatgtctctgctttttaatgtgctgcctaggtttgtcatagcttttctttcaaagagcaagtgtcatttaatttcatgagtgcagtcaccatctgcagtaattttggaacccccaaaaataaaattggtcactgctcccactttttcccatctatttgctatgaagtgatggggccagatgccatgatcttggttttttgaatgttgagttttaagccagattttttactctcctctttcactgtcatcaagaggttctttagttaaAATGGattcaaggttgctgggagaaatatcaacagcctcagatatgcagatgataccactctaatggcaggaaagTGAGAATTCAGAAATTTCCACTGTGAGAGCACAGCTATTGAGAGAATTTTCTGACCAAGCAAAAGAGTGATGCTTGAAGAGCCACGTATCATACACAGTGGAAAGAGAGGTCACTGAGAAAACATGGACACTTAGCAGAAATAGAACTCTTTcagaaataacacacacacacagagttattaATAGAAAGATGCTATTGCTGGCTATTTTAGCCTCAGCATTTCTAGTTTGACATTGCTAACCTTGCTTTTATAATTATATTCAAAAAGCTTTCTCTCAGTCAAGTGCAATTCACTTAATTTCAAGGGAAAAATCCCACAGAGGCCAGAATTTTCTGAACAAATGTTCAAACATCGTCTATTAAACAGGGATCATAATAGAATCATTTATTAAACAGGGATCTTACCTGTAGTGGtagcagagaggaagaaaggagagaggaactgggATGAGAGTTAGAGTTAATAGAATAAAGTAAACTCTGTTTATATTGTTTCCCTTATGAATTCAGAAAAATT
It contains:
- the PTN gene encoding pleiotrophin isoform X1 produces the protein MQTPQYLQQRRKFAAAFLAFIFILAAVDTAEAGKKEKPEKKVKKSDCGEWQWSVCVPTSGDCGLGTREGTRTGAECKQTMKTQRCKIPCNWKKQFGAECKYQFQAWGECDLNTALKTRTGSLKRALHNADCQKTVTISKPCGKLTKSKPQAESKKKKKEGKKQEKMLD
- the PTN gene encoding pleiotrophin isoform X2 encodes the protein MQTPQYLQQRRKFAAAFLAFIFILAAVDTAEAGKKEKPEKKVKKSDCGEWQWSVCVPTSGDCGLGTREGTRTGAECKQTMKTQRCKIPCNWKKQFGAECKYQFQAWGECDLNTALKTRTGSLKRALHNADCQKTVTISKPCGKLTKSKPQESKKKKKEGKKQEKMLD